From the Acidovorax carolinensis genome, one window contains:
- the gap gene encoding type I glyceraldehyde-3-phosphate dehydrogenase, which translates to MTIKIGINGFGRIGRNVLRSAIQNFSDIEVVAINDLLEPDYLAYMLQYDSVHGRFQGTVSVEGNTLIVNGKKIRLTQERDPANLKWNEVGADVVIESTGLFLDKVTAQKHLDAGAKKVILSAPSKDDTPMFVFGVNHATYAGQAIISNASCTTNCLAPVAKVLHDKWGIKRGLMTTVHAATATQKTVDGPSNKDWRGGRGILENIIPSSTGAAKAVGVVIPALNKKLTGMSFRVPTSDVSVVDLTVELDKAATYEEIKAEMKAQSEGALKGVLGYTEDKVVATDFRGDTRTSIFDADAGIALDGTFVKVVSWYDNEWGYSNKCLEMVRVVAAK; encoded by the coding sequence ATGACGATCAAGATTGGCATCAACGGCTTCGGCCGCATCGGCCGCAATGTGCTGCGCTCGGCCATCCAGAACTTCAGCGACATCGAAGTCGTTGCCATCAACGACCTGCTGGAGCCCGACTACCTGGCCTACATGCTGCAGTACGACTCGGTGCACGGCCGCTTCCAGGGCACCGTGTCGGTCGAAGGCAACACCCTGATCGTCAACGGCAAGAAGATCCGCCTGACGCAAGAGCGCGACCCCGCCAACCTGAAGTGGAACGAAGTCGGCGCCGACGTGGTGATCGAATCCACCGGCCTGTTCCTGGACAAGGTCACTGCGCAAAAGCACCTGGACGCTGGTGCCAAGAAGGTCATCTTGTCGGCCCCCTCCAAGGACGACACGCCCATGTTCGTGTTCGGCGTGAACCACGCCACCTACGCGGGCCAGGCCATCATCTCCAACGCCTCGTGCACCACCAACTGCCTGGCCCCCGTGGCCAAGGTGCTGCATGACAAGTGGGGCATCAAGCGCGGCCTGATGACGACCGTGCACGCCGCCACCGCCACGCAAAAGACCGTGGACGGCCCGAGCAACAAGGACTGGCGCGGCGGCCGCGGCATCCTGGAAAACATCATTCCTTCGAGCACGGGCGCAGCCAAGGCCGTGGGCGTGGTGATTCCGGCGCTCAACAAAAAGCTGACCGGCATGTCCTTCCGCGTGCCCACCAGCGACGTGTCGGTGGTGGACCTGACGGTGGAGCTGGACAAAGCCGCCACCTACGAAGAAATCAAGGCCGAGATGAAGGCCCAGTCCGAGGGCGCCTTGAAGGGCGTGCTGGGCTACACCGAAGACAAGGTGGTGGCCACCGACTTCCGTGGCGACACCCGCACCTCCATTTTTGATGCCGATGCCGGCATCGCCCTCGATGGCACCTTCGTGAAGGTCGTGAGCTGGTACGACAACGAATGGGGCTACTCGAACAAGTGCCTGGAAATGGTGCGCGTGGTGGCCGCCAAGTAA
- a CDS encoding PA4780 family RIO1-like protein kinase: MKAPPRLQSLIEEGLIDTVVRQLMSGKEAMVFVVRCGDETRCAKIYKEANNRSFRQAVDYTENRKVKNSRSARAMAKGSKFGRQEQEAAWQSAEVDALYRLAAAGVRVPQPYNFHDGVLLMELVTDANGDAAPRLNDVSFTPEDARTHHATLVAEVVRMLCAGVVHGDLSEFNILLAHLPGAEGEEGHDGPVIIDLPQAVDAAGNNHAQRMLLRDVGNLRDFFGQFAPELRSTQYGPEIWSLYQSGLLSNETPLTGIYAPAHADVDMQAVLREIDDARDEDAARRLRMATTA; the protein is encoded by the coding sequence ATGAAAGCACCCCCCCGCCTGCAATCCCTCATTGAGGAAGGCCTCATCGACACCGTGGTTCGGCAACTCATGAGCGGCAAGGAAGCCATGGTCTTCGTGGTGCGCTGTGGCGATGAAACCCGCTGCGCCAAGATCTACAAAGAGGCCAACAACCGCAGCTTCCGCCAAGCGGTGGACTACACCGAAAACCGCAAAGTCAAGAATTCACGCTCGGCCCGCGCGATGGCCAAGGGCAGCAAGTTCGGCCGGCAAGAGCAAGAGGCCGCCTGGCAAAGCGCCGAGGTCGATGCGCTCTACCGCCTGGCTGCCGCAGGCGTGCGCGTGCCGCAGCCCTACAACTTTCACGACGGCGTATTGCTGATGGAGCTGGTAACCGATGCGAACGGCGACGCGGCCCCGCGCCTGAACGATGTAAGTTTTACGCCCGAAGACGCCCGCACCCACCACGCCACGCTGGTGGCCGAGGTGGTGCGCATGCTGTGTGCGGGCGTGGTGCATGGCGATCTGTCGGAGTTCAACATCCTGCTGGCGCACCTGCCCGGCGCTGAGGGTGAAGAGGGCCACGATGGCCCCGTCATCATCGACCTGCCCCAGGCCGTGGACGCGGCGGGCAACAACCACGCCCAGCGCATGCTGCTGCGCGACGTGGGCAATCTGCGCGACTTTTTCGGCCAGTTCGCCCCCGAGCTGCGCAGCACGCAATACGGCCCCGAGATCTGGAGCCTGTACCAGAGCGGGCTGCTGAGCAACGAGACCCCGCTTACCGGCATCTATGCGCCCGCACATGCCGATGTGGACATGCAGGCCGTGCTGCGCGAAATCGACGATGCGCGCGACGAAGACGCGGCGCGCAGGCTGCGCATGGCCACCACTGCCTGA
- the tkt gene encoding transketolase: MANTQQSHQMANAIRALAMDAVQQANSGHPGAPMGMADMAVALWGRHLKHNPSNPQWFDRDRFVLSNGHASMLLYALLHLTGYDLPLQELKNFRQLGSRTAGHPEVGHTPGVETTTGPLGQGITNAVGFALAEKLLAAEFNREGHAVVDHHTYAFLGDGCLMEGISHEAVSLAGAWKLNKLIALYDDNGISIDGQVAPWFIDNTPQRFAACGWNVINAVDGHDVDALAAAIATAKTSTDKPTLIVCKTAIGKGSPNRANTAKAHGEPLGAEEINLTRAVLGWSHEPFVIPESVYADWDAKAAGEAFETEWTLRFAAYEAAYPELAFELTRRMRGDLPKDFAQVAVDTVVAAHTKAETVASRKASQLALEAFTAALPELLGGSADLTGSNLTNTKSTPALRFDDEGKVVKTEGGQIGRHINYGVREFGMAAIMNGVALHGGFIPYGGTFLTFSDYSRNAIRMAALMKQRVIHVFTHDSIGLGEDGPTHQSVEHAASLRLIPNLDVWRPADTAETAVAWSVALSNRDKPTALLLSRQNLPYAPKRDLGDISRGAYVLSEPSDVGLKKKPVAVIIATGSEVQLALKAQRLLADTKVAVRVVSMPSTTTFDREDAKYKKAVLPAGLPRIAVEMGVTDGWWKYGCAAVVGIDTYGESAPAPVLFKHFGFTEENVAATVLAALKRK; the protein is encoded by the coding sequence ATGGCCAACACCCAGCAATCCCACCAGATGGCCAACGCAATTCGCGCGTTGGCCATGGACGCAGTTCAACAAGCCAATTCCGGCCACCCCGGCGCCCCCATGGGCATGGCCGACATGGCCGTGGCGCTGTGGGGCCGCCACCTCAAGCACAACCCGTCCAACCCCCAGTGGTTTGACCGCGACCGTTTCGTGCTGAGCAATGGCCACGCCTCGATGCTGCTGTATGCACTGCTGCACCTGACGGGCTACGACCTGCCGCTGCAGGAACTCAAGAATTTCCGCCAGCTCGGTTCCCGCACGGCGGGCCACCCCGAAGTGGGCCACACGCCCGGCGTAGAAACCACCACCGGCCCACTGGGCCAGGGCATCACCAACGCCGTGGGCTTTGCGCTGGCAGAAAAACTGCTGGCCGCCGAATTCAACCGCGAAGGCCATGCCGTGGTGGACCACCACACCTACGCGTTCCTGGGCGATGGCTGCCTGATGGAAGGCATCAGCCACGAAGCCGTGTCGCTGGCCGGCGCCTGGAAGCTCAACAAGCTGATCGCGCTGTATGACGACAACGGCATCAGCATCGACGGCCAGGTCGCCCCCTGGTTCATCGACAACACCCCCCAGCGCTTTGCCGCCTGCGGCTGGAACGTGATCAACGCGGTCGATGGGCATGACGTGGACGCCCTGGCCGCCGCCATCGCCACGGCAAAGACCAGCACCGACAAGCCCACGCTGATCGTCTGCAAGACCGCCATCGGCAAGGGCAGCCCGAACCGCGCCAACACCGCCAAAGCCCACGGCGAGCCCCTGGGTGCCGAGGAAATCAACCTCACCCGCGCCGTGCTGGGTTGGTCGCACGAGCCCTTCGTGATCCCAGAGTCGGTCTATGCCGACTGGGATGCCAAGGCCGCTGGCGAAGCCTTTGAAACCGAATGGACCCTGCGCTTTGCCGCCTACGAGGCCGCCTACCCGGAACTGGCGTTTGAGTTGACCCGCCGCATGCGCGGTGACCTGCCCAAGGACTTCGCCCAGGTGGCGGTGGACACCGTGGTCGCCGCCCACACCAAGGCCGAAACCGTGGCCAGCCGCAAGGCCAGCCAGCTGGCGCTGGAAGCCTTCACCGCCGCGCTGCCCGAGCTGCTGGGCGGCAGCGCCGACCTGACCGGCTCGAACCTCACCAACACCAAGAGCACGCCCGCGCTGCGCTTCGACGACGAAGGCAAGGTGGTCAAGACCGAAGGCGGTCAGATCGGCCGCCACATCAACTACGGCGTGCGCGAGTTCGGCATGGCCGCCATCATGAACGGCGTGGCGCTGCATGGCGGCTTCATCCCCTACGGTGGCACCTTCCTGACCTTCAGCGACTACAGCCGCAACGCCATCCGCATGGCCGCGCTGATGAAGCAGCGCGTGATCCATGTCTTCACGCACGACTCCATCGGCCTCGGTGAAGACGGCCCCACGCACCAGTCGGTGGAGCACGCCGCCAGCCTGCGCCTGATCCCCAACCTAGATGTGTGGCGCCCCGCCGACACGGCCGAGACCGCTGTGGCCTGGAGCGTGGCCCTGTCCAACCGCGACAAGCCCACCGCGCTGCTGCTCTCGCGCCAGAACCTGCCCTACGCACCCAAGCGCGATCTGGGCGACATCTCTCGCGGCGCCTATGTGCTGAGCGAGCCATCGGACGTGGGCCTGAAAAAGAAGCCCGTGGCCGTGATCATTGCCACCGGCTCTGAAGTGCAGCTGGCACTGAAGGCCCAGCGCCTGCTCGCCGACACGAAAGTGGCCGTGCGCGTGGTCTCCATGCCCAGCACCACCACCTTCGACCGCGAAGACGCCAAGTACAAGAAGGCCGTGCTGCCCGCAGGCCTGCCGCGCATTGCCGTGGAAATGGGCGTGACCGACGGCTGGTGGAAATACGGCTGCGCCGCCGTGGTGGGCATCGACACCTATGGCGAATCGGCACCGGCCCCGGTGCTGTTCAAACACTTCGGTTTCACCGAAGAGAACGTGGCCGCCACCGTGTTGGCCGCGCTCAAGCGCAAGTGA
- a CDS encoding VOC family protein: MKVEPYLFFEGRCEEALDFYRRALGAEVTALMRYKDNPEPAAGQGCAAEGASTGPKPEMVMHAVFRVGETQLMASDSLGSGKPHFQGVSLSLNPATEAEAQRLFSALAEGGTVQMPLGRTFFSPAFGMVADRFGLSWMVVVAS; encoded by the coding sequence ATGAAAGTCGAGCCCTATCTGTTTTTTGAAGGCCGCTGCGAAGAGGCGCTGGATTTTTACCGCCGCGCCTTGGGCGCTGAGGTGACGGCACTGATGCGTTACAAGGACAACCCCGAGCCCGCCGCCGGCCAAGGCTGTGCGGCAGAGGGGGCGAGCACCGGGCCCAAGCCCGAGATGGTGATGCACGCCGTTTTCCGCGTGGGCGAGACGCAGCTCATGGCGTCCGATAGCCTGGGCTCGGGCAAGCCCCATTTCCAGGGTGTCTCACTGTCGTTGAATCCCGCCACTGAGGCCGAGGCGCAGCGCCTCTTCAGCGCGCTGGCCGAGGGCGGCACGGTGCAGATGCCTCTGGGCAGGACATTCTTCTCGCCCGCCTTTGGCATGGTGGCCGACCGTTTCGGCCTGTCGTGGATGGTGGTGGTGGCGTCATGA
- a CDS encoding FKBP-type peptidyl-prolyl cis-trans isomerase — protein MNITKDAAVTITYKVTTPQGKPLDAGSMAYLHGGYDNIFPKVEAALDGQAVGFGTTLDLAVDDAFGARDESLVRTIPKAEFPPGVKVGGQLQGLGSDGQPQVFNVVKIKGPEVHLDGNHPLAGQALQFSCKVTGVRAATAEEIAHRHVHGAHGHQH, from the coding sequence ATGAACATCACCAAAGACGCCGCCGTCACCATCACCTACAAGGTCACCACGCCCCAGGGCAAGCCGCTCGATGCGGGCAGCATGGCCTATCTGCATGGCGGCTATGACAACATCTTTCCCAAGGTCGAAGCGGCCCTCGATGGCCAGGCCGTGGGCTTTGGCACCACGCTCGACCTTGCCGTGGACGACGCCTTTGGCGCCCGCGACGAAAGCCTGGTGCGCACCATCCCCAAGGCCGAGTTTCCCCCGGGCGTGAAGGTGGGCGGCCAGCTGCAAGGCCTCGGGTCCGATGGCCAGCCGCAGGTGTTCAACGTCGTCAAGATCAAGGGCCCCGAAGTGCACCTCGATGGCAACCATCCGCTGGCAGGCCAGGCGCTGCAGTTCAGCTGCAAGGTGACTGGCGTGCGCGCCGCGACGGCAGAGGAGATTGCGCACCGCCATGTGCACGGGGCGCACGGCCACCAGCACTGA
- a CDS encoding gamma-glutamyl-gamma-aminobutyrate hydrolase family protein yields the protein MPASPRLKIGLSACFQHADPARPLFTGKTLQYVEQSIAHWIMSAGAMVVMVPCPTGATARGDVTLDHYAEWLDGIVMHGGADVWPGSYGEEPLREEWVGDRVRDLYDLAVVKAFAQAGKPIFGVCRGLQLINVAFGGALYQDLQTQHPGAQQHRNATTYDQHFHDIHIVPDTHLAQLYPDKPRARVNSIHHQGIKRVAPDFVVEALSEPDGVPEAIRLQAAPGRGYIAATQWHPEFHRVGSDTLDDTAILNDFLAACSAAKARPAAPGPGPLGLRDRAARLLRQALRRRP from the coding sequence ATGCCTGCTTCCCCCCGCCTCAAGATCGGCCTGTCGGCCTGCTTTCAGCACGCCGACCCTGCCCGCCCGCTGTTCACGGGCAAAACCCTGCAATATGTCGAACAGTCCATCGCCCACTGGATCATGTCGGCGGGTGCGATGGTGGTCATGGTGCCCTGCCCTACGGGGGCAACGGCACGCGGCGACGTCACGCTGGACCACTATGCCGAATGGCTCGACGGCATTGTCATGCACGGGGGTGCCGACGTCTGGCCGGGCAGCTACGGCGAGGAACCCCTGCGCGAAGAGTGGGTGGGAGACCGCGTGCGCGACCTCTACGATCTGGCCGTCGTGAAGGCGTTTGCCCAGGCCGGCAAACCCATTTTCGGGGTCTGCCGCGGCCTGCAGCTGATCAACGTGGCATTTGGCGGAGCGCTTTACCAGGACTTGCAGACCCAGCATCCGGGCGCGCAACAGCACCGCAACGCCACCACCTACGACCAGCATTTCCACGACATCCACATCGTGCCCGACACGCATCTGGCACAGCTTTACCCCGACAAACCGCGCGCGCGCGTCAACAGCATCCACCACCAGGGCATCAAGCGCGTGGCGCCGGATTTTGTCGTCGAAGCCCTCAGCGAACCCGACGGCGTTCCCGAAGCGATCCGGCTGCAAGCGGCGCCAGGGCGCGGCTACATCGCCGCCACGCAGTGGCACCCCGAGTTTCACCGGGTTGGCTCGGACACCCTGGACGACACCGCCATCCTCAACGACTTTCTGGCGGCCTGCAGCGCCGCCAAGGCGCGCCCGGCCGCTCCAGGCCCTGGCCCGCTGGGCCTGCGCGACCGCGCTGCACGCCTGCTGCGCCAGGCGCTGCGCCGGCGCCCTTGA
- a CDS encoding DUF1439 domain-containing protein, with the protein MLHRRRFLSTATCGLLAGGGAALLVGRGAQAQPSYTVPLAQLQEMVAQKFPRSVPVQGLLDLTVQAPRLRLLPEVNRLGAAMAVDAAGPALRRSHAGMFDVEFALRYEASDRTLRAHQLKLGRLEFPTLRPAVTEILNAYGPMLAEQSLREVTLHQLRPQDTAVFDGLGLQPGPITVTAKGLTVAFVAKQP; encoded by the coding sequence ATGCTGCATCGCCGACGATTTCTGAGCACTGCCACCTGCGGCCTTTTGGCAGGGGGTGGCGCGGCGTTGCTGGTGGGCCGCGGCGCGCAGGCCCAGCCCAGTTACACCGTGCCGCTGGCGCAATTGCAGGAGATGGTGGCCCAGAAGTTTCCGCGCAGCGTGCCGGTGCAGGGGCTGCTTGACCTTACGGTGCAGGCGCCACGCCTGCGCCTGCTGCCCGAGGTGAACCGCCTGGGCGCAGCCATGGCGGTGGACGCCGCGGGACCGGCACTGCGGCGCAGCCACGCGGGCATGTTCGATGTGGAGTTTGCGCTGCGCTACGAGGCCAGCGACCGCACGTTGCGGGCGCACCAGCTCAAGCTGGGGCGGCTGGAGTTCCCTACCCTTCGCCCCGCCGTCACGGAAATCCTCAACGCCTATGGCCCGATGCTGGCCGAGCAATCGCTGCGCGAAGTCACGCTGCACCAGCTGCGCCCGCAGGACACGGCCGTGTTCGACGGCCTGGGCCTGCAGCCGGGGCCCATCACGGTCACCGCCAAGGGATTGACGGTAGCGTTTGTGGCCAAGCAGCCCTGA
- a CDS encoding tRNA-uridine aminocarboxypropyltransferase has protein sequence MTMAAAPVIPHAVSRQRTERLARSSKPFLARGGPRGERCAGCRLLPSHCLCALRPTVPTRAGVCLLMGDVEALKPSNTGWLIADVVADTFAFGWARTSVHPDLLALLADPQWQPVVVFPGDDVAPERVLTDLACNAGPDAPQGAGGGKRPLFVLLDGTWPEARRMFRKSPYLDRLPVLTLQPGQRSRYRLRHALHDDHLCTSEVAALCLELAGETRAAQTLEAYLDVFTHHYLQAKNQLPVDENDALHQRLRDLSALA, from the coding sequence ATGACCATGGCCGCAGCGCCCGTGATTCCCCATGCCGTCTCGCGCCAGCGCACCGAGCGCCTGGCGCGCAGTTCCAAGCCCTTTCTGGCGCGTGGTGGCCCGCGCGGCGAGCGCTGCGCGGGCTGCCGCCTGCTGCCCAGCCACTGCCTGTGCGCGCTGCGCCCGACCGTGCCCACCCGCGCGGGTGTGTGTTTGCTGATGGGCGATGTTGAGGCGCTCAAGCCCAGCAACACCGGCTGGCTGATCGCCGATGTGGTGGCCGACACCTTTGCCTTTGGCTGGGCGCGCACCTCGGTGCACCCGGATCTGCTGGCCCTGCTGGCCGACCCGCAGTGGCAGCCGGTGGTGGTGTTCCCGGGTGATGATGTGGCGCCCGAGCGGGTGCTGACCGACCTTGCCTGCAACGCGGGCCCCGATGCCCCGCAGGGCGCCGGTGGCGGCAAGCGCCCGCTGTTTGTGCTGCTCGATGGCACCTGGCCCGAGGCGCGCCGCATGTTTCGCAAAAGCCCTTATCTGGATCGCCTGCCCGTGCTCACCCTGCAGCCGGGGCAACGCTCGCGCTACCGCCTGCGCCATGCGCTGCACGACGACCACCTGTGCACCTCCGAGGTGGCCGCCCTGTGCCTTGAACTGGCGGGCGAAACGCGCGCGGCGCAGACGCTGGAGGCTTACCTTGACGTGTTCACCCACCACTATCTGCAGGCCAAAAACCAGCTGCCGGTGGATGAGAACGACGCGCTGCACCAGCGCCTGCGCGATCTGAGCGCGCTGGCCTGA
- a CDS encoding pirin family protein, with protein MSSSPAVSSSATTPPIVQAQALGPLWPTMDPFLFCAHHDDAYPAGNGAFAPAVSLEDRQIGSDFSRKDGWSMYHGDTVPGFPGHPHRGFETVTLVRKGLIDHSDSLGAAARFGGGDVQWVTAGKGIVHSEMFPLLNATEPNPLELFQIWLNLPARNKLVEPHFTMLWNERIPRLVHSDAAGRATTVTVVAGAVPGAPAPLAPPPESWASQPEGDVAIWTLRMEPGAQWTLPAARGQGTRRMLYFFVGDSLRVGPQEVGQHAALELVAGQDWLLTNTGATAVECLLLQGQPIGEPVAQYGPFVMNTQAEIMQAMNDYRLTQFGGWPWPEQDPVHGTEARRFARYPGQADEERPGAAA; from the coding sequence ATGTCGTCCTCCCCTGCCGTGTCTTCGTCTGCCACCACCCCGCCCATCGTGCAAGCCCAGGCGCTGGGCCCGCTGTGGCCCACGATGGACCCGTTTTTGTTCTGCGCCCACCATGACGATGCCTATCCCGCAGGCAATGGTGCGTTCGCGCCCGCCGTGTCGCTGGAAGACCGCCAGATCGGCAGCGACTTCAGCCGCAAGGACGGCTGGAGCATGTACCACGGCGACACCGTGCCCGGCTTTCCCGGCCACCCGCACCGCGGCTTTGAAACCGTGACGCTGGTGCGCAAGGGGCTCATCGACCATTCGGATTCGCTGGGCGCGGCCGCGCGCTTTGGCGGCGGCGATGTGCAGTGGGTCACGGCCGGCAAGGGCATCGTGCACTCGGAGATGTTTCCGCTGCTCAACGCCACCGAGCCCAACCCGCTCGAACTCTTTCAGATCTGGCTGAACCTGCCCGCGCGCAACAAGTTGGTAGAGCCCCACTTCACCATGCTGTGGAACGAGCGCATCCCGCGCCTGGTGCACAGCGACGCCGCAGGCCGCGCTACCACCGTGACCGTGGTGGCCGGCGCAGTGCCCGGCGCGCCCGCCCCGCTGGCGCCGCCGCCCGAATCGTGGGCCTCGCAGCCCGAGGGCGACGTGGCCATCTGGACGCTGCGCATGGAGCCGGGCGCGCAATGGACGCTGCCGGCCGCGCGTGGCCAGGGCACGCGCCGCATGCTGTATTTCTTTGTGGGCGACAGCCTGCGCGTGGGGCCGCAGGAGGTGGGCCAGCATGCCGCGCTGGAGCTGGTGGCGGGCCAGGACTGGCTGCTCACCAACACCGGCGCCACGGCCGTGGAATGCCTGCTGCTGCAGGGCCAGCCCATTGGCGAGCCGGTGGCGCAATACGGCCCCTTCGTGATGAACACGCAGGCCGAGATCATGCAGGCCATGAACGATTACCGCCTCACCCAGTTTGGCGGCTGGCCCTGGCCCGAGCAGGACCCTGTGCACGGCACCGAGGCGCGGCGGTTTGCGCGCTACCCCGGCCAGGCCGATGAAGAGCGGCCCGGCGCTGCTGCCTGA
- the speD gene encoding adenosylmethionine decarboxylase — MQGLHLTADLRGCRCAPQRLLDAAALALACTHAVRAAGLQAVDQLFHRFPATAQGPGGVTATVLLAESHLCVHTWPEQTAVTLDVYVCNFGADHSVKAQTLMDALLALFEPTEVQRHALQRGAVGQASGAVR; from the coding sequence ATGCAAGGACTGCATCTCACTGCCGATCTGCGTGGCTGCCGCTGCGCCCCCCAGCGCCTGCTGGATGCCGCCGCATTGGCCCTGGCCTGCACGCATGCCGTGCGCGCTGCGGGGCTGCAGGCGGTGGACCAGTTGTTCCACCGCTTTCCGGCCACGGCGCAAGGCCCGGGCGGTGTCACGGCCACGGTGTTGCTGGCCGAATCGCACCTGTGCGTGCACACCTGGCCCGAGCAGACCGCCGTCACGCTGGATGTGTATGTGTGCAACTTCGGCGCCGACCATTCGGTCAAGGCCCAGACGCTGATGGATGCGCTGCTGGCCCTGTTCGAGCCCACCGAAGTGCAACGCCATGCCCTGCAGCGCGGCGCCGTGGGCCAGGCCAGCGGGGCCGTGCGATGA
- a CDS encoding class I SAM-dependent methyltransferase — MKSASDTWFDEAYYQRYYFDKKTSVIDPEHAERLGAFVCSYLQYLRVPVKRVLDVGCGIGLWRAAVARHFPDASYHGVELSDYLCGRFGWERGSVVDYQAHDPAEPFDLVICQGVLPYLNPSDLKLALRNLGRLSRGALYVEAVTREDYERDILDEDLTDPRLFRHRAELYRRGLQEGFTELGGGLWLSRQSEVPLFELECTGGR, encoded by the coding sequence GTGAAATCTGCAAGTGATACCTGGTTCGATGAGGCCTACTACCAGCGCTACTACTTCGACAAGAAAACCAGCGTGATAGACCCCGAGCACGCCGAGCGGCTGGGCGCCTTTGTGTGCAGCTACCTGCAGTACCTGCGCGTGCCAGTGAAGCGGGTGCTCGATGTGGGCTGTGGCATTGGCCTGTGGCGTGCAGCGGTGGCCAGGCATTTCCCCGATGCCAGCTACCACGGCGTGGAGCTCAGCGACTACCTGTGCGGGCGCTTTGGCTGGGAGCGCGGTTCGGTGGTGGACTACCAGGCCCATGACCCGGCCGAGCCGTTCGACCTGGTGATCTGCCAGGGCGTGCTGCCCTACCTGAACCCGTCCGACCTGAAACTGGCCTTGCGCAACCTGGGCCGGTTGAGCCGGGGCGCGCTGTATGTCGAGGCCGTCACGCGCGAGGACTATGAGCGCGACATCCTCGACGAAGACCTGACCGACCCGCGACTGTTTCGCCACCGGGCCGAGCTGTACCGGCGCGGCCTGCAAGAGGGCTTTACCGAGCTGGGCGGCGGCCTGTGGCTGAGCCGCCAGTCCGAGGTGCCGCTGTTTGAGCTCGAATGCACGGGCGGCCGATGA
- a CDS encoding HPF/RaiA family ribosome-associated protein, whose translation MQVQVHTDDHIHGGESLAQWIQDEAGTRLARFREHITRLEVFLTDLDAGKSGAEDKRCRIEARVANRQPVTVTADADKMATAFVSAVDKLTRALDTDLGRVKDRHGRDTIRDAQE comes from the coding sequence ATGCAAGTTCAAGTACACACCGACGACCATATCCATGGCGGAGAGTCGCTGGCGCAATGGATCCAGGACGAGGCTGGCACCCGGCTGGCGCGGTTTCGCGAGCACATCACCCGTCTGGAGGTGTTTCTGACCGACCTGGATGCCGGCAAGTCGGGGGCGGAAGACAAGCGCTGCCGCATCGAGGCCCGCGTCGCCAACCGCCAACCCGTGACGGTGACGGCCGATGCCGACAAGATGGCCACTGCATTCGTCAGCGCCGTGGACAAGCTGACGCGCGCGCTCGATACCGACCTGGGCCGGGTCAAGGATCGCCATGGGCGCGACACCATCCGCGATGCGCAGGAATAA
- a CDS encoding nucleotidyltransferase family protein, producing the protein MTQPAFLQVPALVLAAGRGERMRPLTDTTPKPLLQVQGRPLLQWHLQALADAGVSRVVINTAWLGAQIPAYFSNENGLQRLWDKRDKLSISYSHEGVDFGGALETAGGIARALPQLGPVFWLAAGDVFAPDFVFDSAAVQAFAASNHLAHLWLVPNPAHNPHGDFGLSREGLALNLSADDPAPRYTYSTLALLRAELFAAPWCDIPAGNPGGVKAPLAPLLRRAMDAGRVSAALYTGRWTDVGTPERLAELNR; encoded by the coding sequence ATGACGCAGCCGGCATTTTTGCAAGTGCCCGCGCTGGTGCTGGCGGCAGGCCGTGGCGAGCGCATGCGGCCCCTTACCGACACCACCCCGAAACCCTTGCTGCAGGTGCAGGGCCGGCCGCTGCTGCAGTGGCATTTGCAGGCACTGGCCGATGCTGGTGTGTCGCGCGTGGTGATCAACACCGCCTGGCTGGGAGCGCAGATTCCGGCGTATTTTTCCAATGAAAATGGCCTGCAGCGCTTATGGGATAAGCGCGATAAGCTATCAATTTCATACTCGCACGAAGGCGTGGATTTTGGTGGCGCGCTGGAAACGGCGGGCGGCATTGCGCGCGCGCTGCCGCAGCTGGGGCCTGTTTTCTGGCTGGCCGCGGGCGATGTGTTTGCACCCGACTTCGTGTTCGACAGCGCCGCCGTGCAGGCGTTTGCGGCCAGCAACCATCTGGCCCACCTGTGGCTGGTGCCCAACCCGGCGCACAACCCGCACGGCGACTTCGGTTTGTCCCGTGAAGGCCTGGCACTCAACCTGTCCGCAGACGACCCCGCGCCGCGCTACACCTACAGCACCCTTGCACTGCTGCGCGCCGAGCTGTTTGCTGCGCCCTGGTGTGACATCCCGGCGGGTAACCCGGGGGGCGTCAAGGCCCCGCTGGCCCCGCTGCTGCGCCGTGCGATGGACGCAGGCCGTGTGTCCGCCGCGCTCTACACCGGCCGCTGGACCGATGTCGGCACGCCCGAGCGGCTCGCAGAACTCAACCGCTGA